The Nocardioides houyundeii genome includes the window CTCGTCCACCGTGCTGTTGACCACGTGCGCCCGCGCCTCGGGGATGGCCAGGGTCTCCCGGAGGAGGTCACCCAGCAGGTGCACCTCGACACCGGTGTCGCGCAGGGTGCTCGAGAACGCGTCGTGCTCCTGCTGTGCCCGCTTGACCCACAGCACGTCGTCGAACAGGAAGTCGTCCTTGTTCGTGGGAGTCAGCCGTTTGAGCTCGAGTCCCGGCCTGTGCAGGATCACCCTCTTAAGAGCGCCCACCTCGGATTCCACCTGGAGCGCCATGGCCCCTCCTTCTGGTTGTGTGGTCCCAGGCAACCGTGCCGCGGTGACGTTGCAAGAGGGCACATGGTCCCGGCACCGGAATGACTATCGGCAGGTCTCACGGCCATGGGCGAGTGTTTCGTTGAGTGGGTTGCCACCGCGCAGAAAGGCTTGGTCATGCCTCCTACCCATCGGGCTGATCCGCCGGCCGAAGAGCCGTCCCGCGAATCGCCGTCCACCGAATCGCCGTCCGCCGCCCTCGACGAGACCGGTGGGGAGCAGGAGCAGAAGACGTTCCGCTTTCCCAGTGCCCTGACGGTGCTGGCCGCGGTCACCCTCCTGGTGTGGCTGCTGGCTTTCGTGGTGCCCACCGGCACGTACCAGACCGACGCCGACACGGGCCGCCCGATTCCGGGGACCTACGAGCGCATCGACTCCACGCTCTCCTTCGGGGATCGCCTGATGCAGTTGTTCCTGGCCCCGGTCAACGGGCTCTACGGGATCCTGAACGGGGACGGCTTCGTCGGGCCCAACGAGAGCGGCGAGCTCTACGGTGCGGCCGGGGTGTTCCTGTTCGTGCTCGGCATCGGCGTGTTCATCACCATGGCGATGCAGACCGGGGCGATCGAGCGCGGCATCGGCAGGGTCGCGGTCGGGATGCGAAGCCGCAGCGCGGTGCTCATCGCGGTGCTGATGGTGCTGTTCTCGATCGGGGGCACGACCGAGGGGATGGCCGAGGAGACTCTCGGTTTCTACACCCTGGTGGTGCCGCTGATGCTCGCGCTGGGATATGACCGGATGGTCGCGGTGGGCACGATCATGGTCGGTGCCGGCATAGGCGTGCTCGCCTCGACGGTCAACCCGTTCGCGACCGGGGTGGCCTCGGGTGCCGCAGACATCTCCATCGGCGACGGCATCGGGTTCCGCCTGCTGATGTACGTGCTGCTGGTCCCGGTGGGTATCTGGTGGGTGCTGCGCTACGCCCGCCGGGTGCGGTCCGACCCGTCGACCTCGATGGTGAGCCCGGTGCCGGGGGACGATGAGCTCAAGGCACAGGGCGTGGGTGACGTGGCCGAGCTGACGGTCCGGGACCGGGTCGTGCTCACCATCGTGGGCCTGACCTTCGTGTTCATGATCTTCGCCATCGTCCCCTGGGCCCAGATCATCGACGGACCCGAGGCCGACAGCTACCGCTGGCAGTTGGACTGGTACTTCCCGGAGCTGGCCGCCCTGTTCATCGTGATGGCACTGGTGGTGGGAGCGATCGGCGGACTGGGGGAGAAGGGTGTGACCGACGCGGTCGTGCGGGGGGCCGGAGACTTCATCGGAGTCGGCCTCGTCATCGTCCTGGCCCGAGGGGTGACAGTGATCATGAACAACGCCCAGATCACCGACACGGTGCTGCAGTCGATGGAGCGTGCAGTCTCCGACACCTCGTCCTGGGTCTTTGGTGGACTGATGTTCCTGGTCAACGTGCCCTTGGCGTTCCTGGTGCCCTCCTCGTCCGGTCACGCCGCCCTGGCGATGCCGATCCTGGCGCCCCTGGCGGACTTCGCGGGCGTCTCACGCGCCATGGTGGTGACCGCGTACCAGTCCGCCTCGGGAGTGGTGAACCTCATCACCCCGACCTCGGCGGTGGTGATGGGCGGCCTGGCGTTGGCGAAGGTGCGCTACGACCAGTACCTGCGGTTCGTGCTGCCCCTGGTCGGCATCCTCTTCGTCGCTGCCCTGGCCCTGAGCGCACTGGGCGCGGCGCTCTCCTGACACCAGGCCTCGCGGCGACTGGGCCCTAGGTCCTCGCCCGGACGGGCGCAGTGCCCTGCACCGGGTGCGCGGTGCCGAGCACGCTGGAAGCATGACCAGCCCACACCCCGTCGCGCGGCGCACCGTCGAACCCAGCTTCCTCGAGCGCCGACGGCGAACCGGGATCGTGCTGAGCCTGCTGGTCCTGGTGGCCTGCGGGGCACTGGTCGGAGCCGCCACCGGGGTGGTCATGGCGGAGGTGTGCCGGATTGTCCTGTCCCACGTGCTATCGGAGCTGTGAGGCACCAGGCGTGGCCGGGGCGCGTTTCGGGCCCTGCACGGGCACCCGCCAGACCACGCTCGTGCCCTGTCCCAGCGCCGAGACGACCTTGAGCTGACCCCCACGGAGCTCGGCGCGCCTGCGTAGGTTCGCCAGGCCGCTCTCGTGGCCGACGGCTTCCATGCCCTTGCCGTCGTCCGTCACCCGGACCGCGATCCCGTCGACGACACTGACCTCGACGGCGCACAGACCAGCCTGGGCATGCCGGGTGGTGTTGGCCAGGGTCTCGGTCACCACTGCCACGAGGTCCTCGAGGAGGTCTCCGTCGATGAGCGCGCGCACCGGGCCGCGGAAGCGCAGCGTGGGGCGCAGCTTCATGGTGCGTGCCGCACGCTCCACGACGGCCCCGAGAGCGCGGCG containing:
- a CDS encoding YfcC family protein, producing the protein MPPTHRADPPAEEPSRESPSTESPSAALDETGGEQEQKTFRFPSALTVLAAVTLLVWLLAFVVPTGTYQTDADTGRPIPGTYERIDSTLSFGDRLMQLFLAPVNGLYGILNGDGFVGPNESGELYGAAGVFLFVLGIGVFITMAMQTGAIERGIGRVAVGMRSRSAVLIAVLMVLFSIGGTTEGMAEETLGFYTLVVPLMLALGYDRMVAVGTIMVGAGIGVLASTVNPFATGVASGAADISIGDGIGFRLLMYVLLVPVGIWWVLRYARRVRSDPSTSMVSPVPGDDELKAQGVGDVAELTVRDRVVLTIVGLTFVFMIFAIVPWAQIIDGPEADSYRWQLDWYFPELAALFIVMALVVGAIGGLGEKGVTDAVVRGAGDFIGVGLVIVLARGVTVIMNNAQITDTVLQSMERAVSDTSSWVFGGLMFLVNVPLAFLVPSSSGHAALAMPILAPLADFAGVSRAMVVTAYQSASGVVNLITPTSAVVMGGLALAKVRYDQYLRFVLPLVGILFVAALALSALGAALS